Below is a genomic region from Methanolobus sediminis.
TTACATTTCTCATATTTCTTGTCGCTGATTTTGGCGGGAATGCAATAGTATACGGATTGCTTGTGTCAACATATCCTGCATTTCAGCTGATAGGTGCTCCTATACTCGGGAAGTGGTCAGATATCTATGGCAGGAAAAAGATACTACTGCTCAGTCAGATAGGAACAATGATAGCCTGGTTCATCTTCCTTATTGCCCTTTTCCTACCGGTTACCTCGCTGGTATCTGTAAATTCCGGTCTGCTTGGAACATTTATCATAACTTTACCCTTACTTGTTCTCTTCTTTGCAAGGGCCCTGGATGGTATCACCGGAGGGAATGTCTCCGTAGCAAATGCTTATCTTGCAGACGTAACACCTGAAGAAGAAAGGAACAAGAACTTTGGCAGGATGTCTGTTGCCTCGAACCTTGGATATGTGGCTGGCCCTGCTCTTGCAGGTATTCTGGGAATTACCATATACAGAGAACTGATTCCTGTATCAGCAGCATTTGTCATATCAGTTGCAGGCACTATTATCGTTATGTACATGCTACCGGAAACACATATGTGCACCTTGAAAGAATATATAAGACCGGTAGGAATCAAGAAGATACTTGGACAGGAAGCTAAGGAGTGTTATCAGGTTGAAGGTGTCAGGAATATCTCTTTCAGGGAGATATTCCGTTTGGATCACATCCCATTCATCCTTTCATTATATTTCCTGATATTTCTGGGCTTTAATATCTATTATACAGCCTTTCCGGCTTTTGCCGTTGATATCCTTGAATGGAACCCTGCACAACTGGGTATCTATTTTTCCATTATCAGTGCAATGATGGCATTTATTCAGGGTCCGGTATTGAGCAGACTATCAAAAATATATTCAGAGTCCATTCTATCGATCACAGGTTGTTTTGTTCTTGGACTCCAATTCATACTGATAGCCACAGGTAACTTGTTCCTGATCTATCTTGCAGGAGTGTTCTTTGCTTTTGGGAACGGGATAATGTGGCCATCCATTATGTCATTGCTATCGAAATTTGCGGGAAATGTCTATCAGGGATCCGTACAGGGTTTTGCCATGAGTGGTGGCAGCCTTGCAAGTATAATAGGATTGCTTGTTGGGGGTTTATTATACACACAACTGAAAGCAGTATCATTCCTGATAGCCGGTGGAGTGATATATCTGGTATTCCTGCTATCCTTCAGACTAATAAAGGCTGAAAGGAAAAGAGCGGAAGAGATGATTGACCACAGAACCTGATCATTGGGACTATATACAAAGTTCCAGGACTAAGTAAAACAAAGAACAAATACTCCTGGGAAAATATTTCACCAAATAATATTTGTGAACACCCATAATCCCTAAATACAACATTCATTAAATATAGTAACGGAGGTTACAGGATATGGTTTCATCCATAGTGATACTTATTATTTGTCTGGTGGGATTTGCAGCTATTCACAGTTTACTGGCCAGTCTTCCGTTCAAGCGTTTCATCAGACGCTCTCTGGGTTCCCGGGCCGATGAACTGTACATGCCTGTCTACAATCTCATTGCGGTGATAACCATTATTCCACTGGTATACCTGCTTTACAAGAACCCCGGAGAGTTCCTGTACATAGTACCATCTCCGTGGCGTTGGTTAATGGTTGGTGGTCAGGTGATAGCTTTAATAGTTGGCCCAAGAGCACTGAGGGATGCACCACACAGGTTCCAGTTAAAGGCCCAGTTATCGGCACCAAATTCACCGGATTCGATCCATCTTAACATACATGGTGTTTACAGGTGGATAAGAGATCCATTCCTTCTCTCAGGACTTGTCATTATGTGGTTAACTCCTTTTATGACAACTAACCTGCTCATTATCTACATACTGACTACGATTTACCTAATTATGGGTTCAATTCATTGGGAAAGCAGATTAGTAGCTCAGTTTGGAGATGAATACCGTGATTACCAGAAACACGTCCATAGGATTATTCCCCGACTCAAAGCTTATTATGATAAATAATCCAGTTTGATTTTTTTTGAAACAGCCTTCCAAAAAATATATACTAGTTAATTACCCATTATCAGATGATTTATATGATGCACGAAGACCGAAGCAAAATGTCAGAAAAGACTTTGAACCTGAAAAGAGCTATTGATTCTTTAAGAGAAGAACTGGAAGCAATTGACTGGTACAATCAGAGAGTAGATGCTTGCACTGATGAGAACCTTAAGAAAATCCTTATCCATAACGCAGATGAGGAAAAAGAACACGCAGCAATGCTACTTGAGTGGATCAGACAGCATGATGACGCCTTCGCACATGAGCTAAAAGATTACCTTTTCTCTGAAGAAGAAGACATAGCAAGCCTTGAAGAATAAGGCTTAATCTTTTTTTTATTAAACTTACTTTTTCCAAAGATCTATTTGATCCTGAAATATGAAAATGGAAGCAAAAAGCCTCCATTTAAAATTAAATCTCGCTTATTCCATGATGATGCAGATGGCGTCCTGAATAGCATACTACAGGTCTGTGCAGGTCAATATCCAGAGCTTCCTTGAGGACATCTTCAATTGTATCTACCGGCACGAATTTCAGCTCATTTCTTACTTCCTCAGGTACATCTTCAAGATCCCTTTCATTCTCATGCGGAAGAATGATCTTCTTTATACCAGCTCTGTGTGCTGCAAGCACCTTCTCTTTGATACCTCCGACAGGCAAGACCGCACCACTAAGGGTAACTTCACCTGTCATGGCAAGTTTTGAATCAACTGCCTTTCCGGTAATCAGGGATGTCAGTGCAGTAAGCAGCGTTACACCTGCAGACGGACCGTCCTTTGGTGTAGCTCCTGAAGGCACATGGATATGGATATCACTTTCTGTAAAATCAAAGCTGTTTGCAGTGTTTGCAAGCCTTGACTTTACAAGACTCAGTGAGATCTGTGCTGATTCCTTCATCACATCACCAAGCTGGCCTGTAAGTGTTAGTTTACCCTTACCCGGCATGAAAGTACCCTCTATGAACAGGATATCTCCTCCAACAGGGGTCCATGCAAGTCCGGTTACAACACCAGGTACATTCTCCTTACGTGCCTCATCCTGACGTATCAGTTCTTTGCCAAGTATCTCTTTTAGCATGTCAGCATGTACAACATATGGAAGTTCTGCATTTCCTGATACTATCTTTTCCGACACGAATCTTGCAGTTCTTGCAAGCTGCTTTTTCAGACCTCGAACACCTGCTTCCCTTGTATAATGGTCAATGATACCATCCAATGCTTCCTCATCAATCTGAAGCATATTTTCATCAAGCCCGTGATCTTCCAGTATATCCGGAAGCAAATGGTCCTTTGCAATTGCAAGTTTCTCATTCTTTGTATAGCCTGATATCTCAATTATCTCCATTCTGTCAAGCAATGGACCTGGAATGGTTGAGAGAGAGTTGGCAGTTGCTATGAACAATACCTCGGACAGGTCGTATGGGACTTCCAGGTAATGATCAGAGAAAGCATTGTTCTGCTCCGGGTCAAGGACTTCAAGCAATGCACTTGCAGGATCTCCGGAGTATGAAGATGAAAGCTTGTCAATTTCATCCAGTATGAACACAGGGTTTCTGGTTCCTGCCTTCTTGATACCCTGAATTATCCTTCCAGGCATAGCTCCGATGTACGTCCTGCGATGTCCGCGGATCTCAGCTTCATCCTTGACACCTCCAAGACTTACACGTACATATTCCCTGCCAAGAGCATCTGCGATACTCTTACCAAGACTGGTCTTTCCTGTACCGGGAGGACCCGTAAAGAGAATTATTGAACCCTGCTTCTCATGCTTTAGTTTCATTACAGCAAGGTGCTGGATAATTCTCTCCTTTACTTTCTCAAGGCCATTGTGATTGTTTTCAAGGAATTTGCGTGCTTCGTTGATGTCAATGTCCTTTTTCTCCCCGGTTGTCCATGGGAGATCAAGCAGAAGGTCAAGGTAATTTCTGATTATGTTGGCTTCAGGACTCTGGGAACCTGCTGATTCCAGTTTTCTCAGTTCTGAAGTGGCTTTCTTGTGGATCTCTTCAGGCATGCCAGAATTGTCTATTCTTTCCTGATAGCCGCCTTCACCTGATATCGGGTCATCGGTTTCATTGAGTTCTTCCTTGATCACCTTGATCTGTTCACGCAGCATGGCTTCACGATGCGTCTTGTTCATCTTTTCGCCGACCTTCTTTGCAAGTTCCATCTGAAGTTGGATGTTCTCTTTTTGCTTTACCAGTATGTAGAAGAACTTCAAATAGCGTTCACGAATGGAAAGTGTTTCCAGCAGTGCCTGTTTTTCTTCAAGGTCTATAGGCATATAAGGTGTGACATATCCCATTATCTGGTCAATCGACTCCATATCATTAATGGGTTTGAGGAAATGTTCTGAGCGCTGGAAATTTTCTCCTATATTGCTTATAGTACGCTTAATATCATGAAGGACAAATGCATGCATACCCTCATCGAGATCTTCTATATCAGGAAGTTCTTCATATGTTGCATAGAACATTTCATCTTTCTGATACAAAGAAACGACTTTAATTCTTCCGGCAGATTTTGCAGATATCAGGTAACCTTCACGGGCAGGAGTTACGGATTCGATTTCAAGCAGGTTTCCTACCCTATAGAGATCATCTTCTCTCATTTCAGTAAGCTTTGCATCCTCTTTTAGGGTCAGGCCTACTGCGTATGTTGTTTCCTGTTCATTCTCCATCTTTGAGAGCAATATCTCTCCGGCATTTTTATCAGCCAGGAATTTTGTGTGGCTTTCAGGATAGACTACTATCTCAGAGAGCCTGATTATTATACTCTCATTTTCTATGTTGTTTTTTTGCGTTGTCATTATAATAGTCTCTATTTCCAGCTTTTTTGGCTGCTTTGTAGTTAGTTAGTCTTTACCTAATAAAAGATTTACAAAAAAAATCATTTTATTTTTTCCAGAATATTTACAAGCACTTTTAACTCCTCTTCGGTTAATGAGTATGCCATTTTTTCAGTTAACTGGAACAAAGCTTTCTGTTCGCAGCGACATATTGTCTGTCCTTTTTCAGTCAGACAAATATGGAACACCCTACCATCTTCAGAAGATCTTTTTTTATAAACACATTCCATTTGAATGAACTTATTGATCATCTCTGAAATTGTGGGCTTGGAGTTACTGGTAACTTCAGCCAGTTTGCTGAATGTTATTTCTCCATACCTGTCTATTATTTTCAGGTATCCGATCTGTTTCAGGGTAATGTCCGGTAATCCGCATCCACATAGGATATCAGATGAACACTCATTTTTTATTTTGAAAAGATTCTCAAAGATCAAAAATAAATGTTCTTTATTCCCTGTCATATCTCAATCTGATTATTTAGTTAGGCTTTACCTAAATATATAGTTTTTGGCTGATTTGCAGGTGAAAATACTTAAATCAATAATAAGCAAGAAACCACCGATTAAAACCGGTGGCAGCTCACTCGTTCAGAATCGATCTGGCAGAGATCTTCAGAGAACATTAGTAAAAGGCATATAGTGTAAATATTAGCAGCAAAATCGTTAATACGGGCCAGTATAGCACTTTTATTATGAGGTTGTTCTCATAGTCAATTATCTTTATCTT
It encodes:
- a CDS encoding MFS transporter translates to MTPSPAVSGVTEGKVLFPLYMITFIGTLGFGIILTFLIFLVADFGGNAIVYGLLVSTYPAFQLIGAPILGKWSDIYGRKKILLLSQIGTMIAWFIFLIALFLPVTSLVSVNSGLLGTFIITLPLLVLFFARALDGITGGNVSVANAYLADVTPEEERNKNFGRMSVASNLGYVAGPALAGILGITIYRELIPVSAAFVISVAGTIIVMYMLPETHMCTLKEYIRPVGIKKILGQEAKECYQVEGVRNISFREIFRLDHIPFILSLYFLIFLGFNIYYTAFPAFAVDILEWNPAQLGIYFSIISAMMAFIQGPVLSRLSKIYSESILSITGCFVLGLQFILIATGNLFLIYLAGVFFAFGNGIMWPSIMSLLSKFAGNVYQGSVQGFAMSGGSLASIIGLLVGGLLYTQLKAVSFLIAGGVIYLVFLLSFRLIKAERKRAEEMIDHRT
- a CDS encoding methyltransferase family protein is translated as MVSSIVILIICLVGFAAIHSLLASLPFKRFIRRSLGSRADELYMPVYNLIAVITIIPLVYLLYKNPGEFLYIVPSPWRWLMVGGQVIALIVGPRALRDAPHRFQLKAQLSAPNSPDSIHLNIHGVYRWIRDPFLLSGLVIMWLTPFMTTNLLIIYILTTIYLIMGSIHWESRLVAQFGDEYRDYQKHVHRIIPRLKAYYDK
- a CDS encoding ferritin family protein is translated as MSEKTLNLKRAIDSLREELEAIDWYNQRVDACTDENLKKILIHNADEEKEHAAMLLEWIRQHDDAFAHELKDYLFSEEEDIASLEE
- the lon gene encoding endopeptidase La, whose translation is MTTQKNNIENESIIIRLSEIVVYPESHTKFLADKNAGEILLSKMENEQETTYAVGLTLKEDAKLTEMREDDLYRVGNLLEIESVTPAREGYLISAKSAGRIKVVSLYQKDEMFYATYEELPDIEDLDEGMHAFVLHDIKRTISNIGENFQRSEHFLKPINDMESIDQIMGYVTPYMPIDLEEKQALLETLSIRERYLKFFYILVKQKENIQLQMELAKKVGEKMNKTHREAMLREQIKVIKEELNETDDPISGEGGYQERIDNSGMPEEIHKKATSELRKLESAGSQSPEANIIRNYLDLLLDLPWTTGEKKDIDINEARKFLENNHNGLEKVKERIIQHLAVMKLKHEKQGSIILFTGPPGTGKTSLGKSIADALGREYVRVSLGGVKDEAEIRGHRRTYIGAMPGRIIQGIKKAGTRNPVFILDEIDKLSSSYSGDPASALLEVLDPEQNNAFSDHYLEVPYDLSEVLFIATANSLSTIPGPLLDRMEIIEISGYTKNEKLAIAKDHLLPDILEDHGLDENMLQIDEEALDGIIDHYTREAGVRGLKKQLARTARFVSEKIVSGNAELPYVVHADMLKEILGKELIRQDEARKENVPGVVTGLAWTPVGGDILFIEGTFMPGKGKLTLTGQLGDVMKESAQISLSLVKSRLANTANSFDFTESDIHIHVPSGATPKDGPSAGVTLLTALTSLITGKAVDSKLAMTGEVTLSGAVLPVGGIKEKVLAAHRAGIKKIILPHENERDLEDVPEEVRNELKFVPVDTIEDVLKEALDIDLHRPVVCYSGRHLHHHGISEI
- a CDS encoding MarR family winged helix-turn-helix transcriptional regulator, with product MTGNKEHLFLIFENLFKIKNECSSDILCGCGLPDITLKQIGYLKIIDRYGEITFSKLAEVTSNSKPTISEMINKFIQMECVYKKRSSEDGRVFHICLTEKGQTICRCEQKALFQLTEKMAYSLTEEELKVLVNILEKIK